A stretch of the Desulfovibrio sp. X2 genome encodes the following:
- a CDS encoding desulfoferrodoxin, which translates to MAAERYEVYKCEACGNIVTVMHGGAGELVCCGEPMKYMKEGMVDAAKEKHVPVIEKTANGYKVKVGAVPHPMEEKHYIEWIELMADGRSYYKYLKPGDAPEAEFCIQATQVAAREYCNLHGHWKAQG; encoded by the coding sequence ATGGCAGCCGAACGTTACGAAGTCTACAAGTGTGAAGCCTGCGGCAACATCGTCACCGTCATGCACGGCGGGGCGGGCGAACTCGTCTGCTGCGGCGAGCCCATGAAGTACATGAAGGAAGGCATGGTCGACGCGGCCAAGGAAAAGCACGTGCCGGTCATCGAGAAGACCGCGAACGGCTACAAGGTCAAGGTGGGCGCGGTCCCCCATCCGATGGAGGAGAAGCACTACATCGAGTGGATCGAGCTCATGGCCGACGGCCGCAGCTACTACAAGTACCTGAAGCCCGGCGACGCCCCGGAGGCCGAGTTCTGCATCCAGGCCACCCAGGTCGCCGCGCGCGAGTACTGCAACCTCCACGGCCACTGGAAGGCCCAGGGCTAA
- a CDS encoding FprA family A-type flavoprotein → MRPYAITDEIFWVGVVAWATRNFHGYSRSPLGTTYNAFLVKDEKVTLFDTVEAEHKDEFFCNVTSTLGSLDKVDYIVVNHLEPDHGGCLIEAVERMKPEKIFCSPMGERNIKSLYHHSSADWPIEVCPSGHSVSIGKRTLKFLETRMLHWPDNMVTYIPEEKMLISSDAFGQNISSSERFADEIDRGLVLHALKEYFANIVQPYSPVTLKTLDKIEELALDIQTLMPDHGLIWRGEDCKWVLDRYREFATAKPKNRALILYDTMWHSTEMMAEAVAGGLQSEGVSVKIMNAKKDHHSTIVTELFDCGALVLGSPTHNNGILPNIAGTLQYIKGLRPLNKVGGCFGSYGWSGESVKILAEWLDKIGIEKVAGDAVKVQNAPTHETFEACYAYGKEIAKALKAKIASFA, encoded by the coding sequence ATGAGACCATACGCCATTACCGACGAGATATTCTGGGTGGGCGTGGTGGCCTGGGCTACGCGCAACTTCCACGGGTACTCCCGTTCGCCGCTCGGAACCACGTACAACGCCTTTCTGGTCAAGGACGAGAAGGTCACCCTCTTCGACACCGTCGAGGCGGAGCACAAGGACGAGTTCTTCTGCAACGTGACCAGCACGCTGGGCAGCCTCGACAAGGTCGACTACATCGTGGTCAACCACCTCGAGCCGGACCACGGCGGCTGCCTCATCGAGGCCGTGGAGCGCATGAAGCCCGAGAAGATCTTCTGCTCCCCCATGGGCGAGCGGAACATCAAGTCGCTCTACCACCACTCCTCGGCCGACTGGCCCATCGAGGTCTGCCCCTCGGGCCACAGCGTCTCCATCGGCAAGCGCACCCTCAAGTTCCTCGAGACGCGCATGCTGCACTGGCCGGACAACATGGTCACCTACATCCCCGAGGAGAAGATGCTCATCTCCTCCGACGCCTTCGGCCAGAACATCTCCTCCTCCGAGCGCTTCGCCGACGAGATCGACCGCGGCCTGGTGCTGCACGCCCTCAAGGAATACTTCGCCAACATCGTGCAGCCCTACTCCCCGGTGACGCTGAAGACCCTGGACAAGATCGAGGAGCTTGCGCTCGACATCCAGACCCTGATGCCGGACCACGGCCTCATCTGGCGCGGCGAGGACTGCAAGTGGGTGCTCGACCGCTACCGCGAGTTCGCCACGGCCAAGCCGAAGAACCGCGCCCTGATCCTCTACGACACGATGTGGCACTCCACCGAGATGATGGCCGAGGCCGTGGCCGGCGGGCTGCAGAGCGAAGGCGTGTCCGTGAAGATCATGAACGCCAAGAAGGACCACCACTCCACGATCGTGACCGAGCTCTTCGACTGCGGCGCCCTGGTCCTCGGCTCGCCCACGCACAACAACGGCATCCTGCCGAACATCGCGGGCACGCTGCAGTACATCAAGGGGCTGCGCCCCCTGAACAAGGTCGGCGGCTGCTTCGGCTCCTACGGCTGGAGCGGCGAGTCCGTGAAGATCCTGGCCGAGTGGCTGGACAAGATCGGCATCGAGAAGGTCGCCGGAGACGCGGTCAAGGTGCAGAACGCCCCGACCCACGAGACCTTCGAGGCCTGCTACGCCTACGGCAAGGAGATCGCCAAGGCGCTCAAGGCCAAGATCGCCTCCTTCGCCTGA
- a CDS encoding cytochrome c peroxidase, translating to MHYSATVVVFAASVLSLFLAAWKGPPAVADSLSAAGQPMRSADAVLAPRDEELLHRQAAMILSPLPEAMPGAEKDSPELVALGEKLFFETALSTNRTQSCNSCHRVDGSHAGVDNLPTSPGAMKKLGDRNAPTVLNAGFEIAQFWDGRSPDLADQAKGPILNPVEMGMPKAEEVMGRLEAAGYGPLFAKAFPGAAEPLTYDNLGLAIAAYERTLVTHDRFDAYLKGDLGALTSLEKRGLSEFMQTGCVRCHNGPTMGGLLFEKIGVVHPYDSKDEGRFTVTKRTEDRFVFKVPMLRNITMTGPYYHDGRVATLAEAVDRMAWLQLGVRLDNARLDSMLRFMTALADERRASAPPADSAPPAKPWTPPALADLGPGPDAELVRYGYLLLTDTYQYLGKPGLGYSGNVLACRSCHQETGTKAYGLSWMGVTGRYPRFRAREGRESTLAERINGCMQRSLAGRPLPADSLEMKAMIAYMGWLSGHTPKENAGLLAVRFDLPARAADPAKGKEHYAVFCQNCHGAHGQGYQPMAAEGRGSYSVPPLWGAGAYNIGAGMARLLTATAFIQANMPLGAQSGAPALSVEEAYDVAAYVNSQARPQMAGLESDWPDKVTKPVDSPYGPYADGFPPAQHRLGPFGPLKAWQAAHRKQ from the coding sequence ATGCATTACTCCGCAACCGTCGTCGTGTTCGCCGCATCGGTCCTGTCGCTTTTCCTGGCCGCCTGGAAGGGGCCCCCGGCCGTCGCGGACTCCCTGTCGGCCGCGGGCCAGCCCATGCGCAGCGCGGACGCAGTGCTCGCCCCCCGGGACGAGGAGCTCCTGCACCGCCAGGCCGCGATGATCCTGAGCCCCCTGCCGGAGGCGATGCCCGGGGCGGAGAAGGATTCGCCAGAGCTCGTCGCGCTCGGGGAAAAGCTCTTCTTCGAGACGGCCCTGTCCACGAACAGGACGCAGTCGTGCAACAGCTGCCACCGCGTGGACGGAAGCCATGCCGGGGTGGACAACCTGCCCACCTCGCCCGGGGCCATGAAGAAGCTCGGCGACCGCAACGCGCCGACCGTGCTCAACGCGGGTTTCGAGATCGCCCAGTTCTGGGACGGCCGCTCGCCCGACCTCGCGGACCAGGCCAAGGGGCCCATCCTGAACCCCGTGGAGATGGGCATGCCCAAGGCCGAGGAGGTCATGGGGCGCCTCGAGGCCGCGGGCTACGGGCCGCTCTTCGCCAAGGCCTTCCCAGGCGCGGCCGAGCCACTGACCTACGACAACCTCGGCCTGGCCATCGCGGCCTACGAGCGCACCCTCGTGACCCACGACCGCTTCGACGCCTACCTGAAGGGCGACCTCGGGGCGCTCACCTCCCTGGAGAAGCGGGGACTCTCGGAGTTCATGCAGACCGGGTGCGTGCGCTGCCACAACGGCCCGACCATGGGCGGCCTGCTGTTCGAGAAGATCGGCGTGGTCCACCCCTACGACTCCAAGGACGAGGGACGCTTCACGGTCACCAAGCGCACCGAGGACCGCTTCGTCTTCAAGGTCCCCATGCTGCGCAACATCACCATGACCGGCCCCTACTACCACGACGGCCGCGTGGCGACCCTGGCCGAGGCCGTGGACAGGATGGCCTGGCTGCAGCTCGGCGTGCGCCTCGACAACGCCAGGCTGGACTCCATGCTGCGCTTCATGACCGCGCTGGCGGACGAGCGGCGCGCCTCGGCCCCGCCCGCCGACTCGGCCCCTCCCGCGAAGCCGTGGACGCCGCCCGCCCTGGCCGACCTCGGCCCCGGCCCCGATGCGGAGCTCGTCCGCTACGGCTACCTGCTGCTCACCGACACCTACCAGTACCTCGGCAAGCCGGGGCTCGGATATTCCGGCAACGTCCTGGCCTGCCGCAGCTGCCACCAGGAGACCGGCACCAAGGCCTACGGGCTCAGCTGGATGGGCGTCACCGGGCGATATCCGCGCTTTCGGGCCCGCGAGGGCAGGGAGAGCACCCTGGCGGAGCGCATCAACGGGTGCATGCAGCGAAGCCTCGCCGGGCGGCCGCTGCCCGCGGACAGCCTGGAGATGAAGGCCATGATCGCCTACATGGGCTGGCTCTCCGGCCACACGCCGAAGGAGAACGCCGGGCTGCTCGCCGTGCGCTTCGACCTGCCCGCGCGCGCCGCCGATCCGGCCAAGGGCAAGGAGCACTACGCGGTCTTCTGCCAGAACTGCCACGGCGCGCACGGACAGGGCTACCAGCCCATGGCCGCCGAGGGCAGGGGGTCCTACTCCGTGCCGCCCCTGTGGGGCGCCGGGGCCTACAACATCGGCGCGGGCATGGCCCGCCTGCTCACGGCCACGGCCTTCATCCAGGCCAACATGCCGCTCGGCGCGCAAAGCGGCGCCCCGGCGCTGTCCGTCGAGGAGGCCTACGACGTGGCCGCCTACGTGAACTCCCAGGCCAGGCCGCAGATGGCCGGACTCGAGAGCGACTGGCCGGACAAGGTGACCAAGCCCGTGGACTCGCCCTACGGCCCCTATGCGGACGGCTTTCCGCCCGCGCAGCACCGCCTGGGCCCCTTCGGACCGCTCAAGGCATGGCAGGCGGCGCATCGCAAGCAGTAG
- the rd gene encoding rubredoxin — protein MKYVCNICGYVYDPANGDPDNNVAAGTKFEDLPEDWVCPVCGAGKDEFSPEG, from the coding sequence ATGAAATACGTCTGCAACATCTGCGGCTACGTCTACGATCCCGCCAACGGCGACCCCGACAACAACGTCGCCGCGGGCACCAAGTTCGAGGATCTGCCCGAGGACTGGGTCTGCCCGGTCTGCGGCGCGGGCAAGGACGAGTTCTCGCCGGAAGGCTGA
- a CDS encoding PilZ domain-containing protein, which produces MTCPSESRFDGGERRAHPRLFLKAYGFEHFCVLRLEPEGERHKARLVDISRGGARCRMVEHAKQRIVPPRRVLFESDMVCDNVPLTGISCDVRWTRDGEIGIEFHEPLSVGIAELQRMLSA; this is translated from the coding sequence ATGACGTGTCCGTCCGAATCCCGTTTCGACGGCGGGGAGCGCCGCGCACACCCGCGGCTCTTCCTCAAGGCCTACGGCTTCGAGCACTTCTGCGTCCTGCGCCTCGAGCCCGAGGGCGAGCGGCACAAGGCGCGGCTCGTGGACATAAGCCGCGGCGGCGCGCGCTGCCGCATGGTCGAGCACGCGAAGCAGCGCATCGTCCCGCCACGGCGGGTGCTCTTCGAGTCCGACATGGTCTGCGACAACGTCCCCCTGACCGGGATTTCGTGCGACGTGCGCTGGACAAGGGACGGCGAGATCGGCATCGAGTTCCACGAGCCGCTGTCCGTGGGCATCGCCGAGCTGCAGCGCATGCTTTCCGCCTGA